One window of Botrimarina mediterranea genomic DNA carries:
- a CDS encoding efflux RND transporter permease subunit: MIRWFAVNGIAANFLMLAIVVAGVYVAMFHVPLEVSPARNFEMVMVDMVYRGGTAKDIERAILIPMEEALEGVKGIREIISEGRQGEARLFLNAEPGADLRALMDDVVARIDTITTFPDETERPRVMIPDSSNWWEVLSIAVTGDLSQRELREVARRVQEDVIALPGVSRAQVQGDRRYEISVEVDLEKLVSYGLSFQELADAIRQFSIDLPAGSIDSASGTFIVRTRGQAYSERDFNRLPIRAANGADVLLGDVATVTDGFEEGEKSVEFNGKPALFVEVLRTGNESAIDISDQVHEYVRKSRARFPEGIDLFIWDDESVSIRGRLSTLVGSLVQGGVLVMLLLGLFLRPMLAFWIVLGIPVAVAGGVLTMPFFGLTANVMSLFGFIIVVGVVVDDAIVTGENIYMKLRAGVPPLDAAVDGAHEVAVPVTFGVLTTIVAFLPLVFFDGSWGDFASQVPPIVAPVLLFSLIESKLILPAHLKHLRAAPRDNTFSRFQASIANGLEMFVDKVYVPVLRVAMHYRASVLALFAVGALLMTAYCLSGRMEFIAYPAVDGQRISAELDMPDDTPLEVTVRYLDRIEDALLEMQEEYVDPGTGKSLVLNVSKLIGAARIHRDFDKSRGVISFEVMSPTDRTEPGPKNSELVTRWTELVGPIPEATEFRVRSDSGVRNEQDFDGENLNIELRGPMSPEKADVARQIRSLLQEYAGFASTWANINYGQDELELKLKPLAAELGLTQQLLAQQIRQAFFGEEAQRVQRGIDDIRVMVRLPREQRESLYTLDRMRIRTPLGANVPLSTVAEVAFTKAPSSVQRKDGSEILRIGAQPADETVDVLGIAREINPRITELCAANGLAFEYVGYVAEADDAQKTTILGSLLLCFCLYGLLAIALNSMSQPFFVMLAVPFAIIGALLGHLFMGITPSYLSVFGILALAGVAVNDTLVMIDYVNRRREEGSSIEEAALLSGARRFRPILLTSVTTFIGLVPLMIDKSLQAQFLIPMAVSLAFGVMFATLVSLFLVPTALVSANDAMKAVRAANRWYFQPFHKKTETEA, from the coding sequence ATGATTCGCTGGTTCGCCGTCAATGGCATAGCCGCTAACTTCTTGATGCTCGCGATCGTCGTCGCGGGCGTCTACGTGGCGATGTTCCATGTGCCCCTGGAGGTCTCTCCGGCTCGCAATTTCGAGATGGTCATGGTCGACATGGTGTACCGCGGCGGCACCGCCAAGGATATCGAGCGGGCCATCTTGATCCCAATGGAAGAGGCGCTCGAAGGGGTTAAGGGCATCCGAGAGATCATCTCAGAGGGCCGTCAGGGCGAGGCGCGACTCTTTTTGAACGCCGAGCCCGGCGCCGACCTGCGGGCGCTGATGGACGATGTCGTCGCGCGAATCGATACGATCACGACGTTTCCGGACGAAACCGAACGTCCCCGCGTAATGATCCCGGACTCTTCCAATTGGTGGGAGGTCCTCAGCATTGCGGTCACCGGAGACCTTAGTCAACGCGAACTCCGCGAAGTTGCGCGGCGTGTGCAGGAGGACGTAATCGCTCTTCCAGGCGTCAGCCGCGCCCAAGTACAGGGAGACCGTCGGTACGAAATTAGCGTCGAAGTTGACCTAGAGAAACTCGTTTCGTACGGGCTGAGCTTTCAAGAGCTCGCCGATGCGATTCGGCAATTCTCGATCGATCTGCCCGCGGGTTCGATCGACAGCGCTAGTGGCACCTTCATCGTCCGCACCCGGGGTCAGGCTTATAGTGAGCGGGACTTCAACCGCCTTCCCATCCGTGCAGCCAACGGCGCCGATGTGCTGCTCGGTGACGTCGCGACTGTAACCGACGGATTCGAGGAGGGCGAGAAATCGGTCGAGTTCAACGGTAAACCGGCGCTCTTCGTCGAGGTGTTACGCACCGGCAACGAGAGCGCTATCGACATTTCGGACCAGGTTCACGAGTACGTCCGCAAGTCCCGGGCCCGTTTTCCCGAGGGGATCGATCTCTTCATTTGGGACGACGAATCGGTTTCGATCCGAGGCCGTCTGAGCACGCTCGTCGGTTCGCTCGTTCAAGGCGGAGTGCTTGTCATGCTTCTCCTGGGTCTGTTCCTGCGACCGATGCTGGCGTTCTGGATCGTTCTCGGGATTCCCGTCGCCGTTGCCGGCGGCGTACTGACGATGCCGTTCTTCGGTCTAACCGCGAACGTGATGAGCTTGTTCGGGTTCATCATCGTCGTCGGTGTCGTGGTCGACGACGCCATCGTCACCGGCGAGAATATCTATATGAAGTTGAGAGCCGGCGTACCCCCGCTCGACGCGGCCGTCGATGGCGCGCATGAGGTGGCGGTGCCGGTGACCTTCGGCGTGCTGACGACAATCGTCGCGTTCTTGCCGCTAGTGTTCTTCGACGGGAGTTGGGGGGACTTTGCGTCTCAAGTACCGCCGATCGTTGCGCCGGTGCTGCTCTTCTCGCTCATTGAATCCAAGCTGATCCTCCCCGCGCATCTCAAGCATCTGCGAGCCGCGCCCCGCGACAACACTTTCTCACGCTTCCAGGCCTCCATCGCCAACGGACTTGAGATGTTTGTCGATAAGGTCTACGTGCCGGTGCTTAGGGTCGCGATGCACTACCGGGCATCGGTGTTGGCTTTGTTTGCTGTGGGCGCCCTGCTTATGACCGCTTATTGCCTGAGTGGGCGGATGGAGTTCATCGCCTACCCAGCAGTCGATGGGCAGAGAATCTCCGCCGAGCTTGACATGCCTGACGACACGCCGTTGGAGGTGACCGTTCGTTATCTGGATCGGATCGAGGACGCCCTGCTGGAGATGCAGGAAGAGTACGTCGATCCAGGAACAGGTAAGTCGCTCGTCTTGAACGTCTCAAAGCTTATCGGAGCCGCTCGGATACACCGCGATTTCGATAAGTCACGCGGCGTGATTTCGTTTGAGGTGATGTCCCCTACGGATCGTACCGAGCCGGGGCCGAAGAACAGCGAGCTGGTCACGCGATGGACCGAGCTGGTTGGACCGATCCCCGAGGCCACCGAATTTCGAGTGCGTTCAGACTCGGGGGTGCGCAACGAGCAGGACTTCGACGGCGAAAACCTCAATATCGAGCTCCGCGGCCCGATGTCGCCTGAGAAGGCGGATGTTGCGCGTCAGATTCGGTCCCTATTGCAGGAATACGCCGGCTTTGCCTCGACGTGGGCCAACATCAACTACGGTCAAGACGAGCTCGAGCTGAAGCTGAAGCCGCTCGCTGCCGAGTTGGGGCTTACCCAGCAGCTTCTAGCTCAGCAGATTCGCCAAGCATTCTTTGGCGAAGAGGCCCAGCGAGTGCAGCGCGGGATCGACGATATCCGCGTCATGGTGCGGCTGCCTCGCGAGCAGCGCGAGTCCCTCTACACTCTGGATCGCATGCGGATCCGAACCCCTCTCGGGGCGAACGTCCCGCTTTCGACGGTCGCCGAAGTGGCCTTTACCAAAGCCCCCTCTTCGGTCCAGAGAAAAGATGGCTCGGAAATTCTCCGCATCGGCGCTCAACCGGCCGACGAGACCGTCGATGTCCTCGGCATCGCCAGGGAGATCAATCCACGCATAACCGAACTGTGTGCCGCCAACGGACTGGCATTCGAGTACGTCGGGTACGTCGCTGAAGCTGACGACGCTCAGAAGACGACAATCCTGGGATCGCTGCTGTTGTGCTTCTGTTTGTACGGCCTGCTGGCGATCGCGCTCAATTCGATGAGCCAACCCTTTTTTGTGATGCTCGCGGTGCCCTTTGCGATCATTGGCGCCTTGCTCGGGCACCTCTTCATGGGGATCACTCCGTCGTACTTATCTGTGTTTGGCATCCTCGCTCTAGCGGGGGTCGCGGTGAACGATACCCTCGTGATGATCGACTACGTCAATCGTCGCCGCGAGGAGGGGTCTTCAATCGAAGAGGCCGCTCTGCTCTCGGGCGCTCGTCGGTTTCGCCCCATCCTGTTGACCTCGGTCACCACCTTTATCGGCTTGGTGCCGTTGATGATCGATAAGTCCTTGCAAGCCCAGTTCTTGATCCCAATGGCGGTATCGTTGGCCTTCGGCGTCATGTTCGCAACGCTGGTGTCGCTCTTCCTTGTGCCGACAGCGCTCGTGTCAGCCAACGACGCCATGAAGGCGGTTCGCGCTGCGAACCGCTGGTATTTTCAGCCCTTCCACAAGAAGACAGAGACAGAGGCGTGA
- a CDS encoding efflux RND transporter periplasmic adaptor subunit produces MRSALPIAILALGWYGFTTLAVEIEQKPAQAPAALTLRTKVENLVVEDYPVIIKTNAVVQSVNRVVLSAEVAGTIVKVSPSFEVGAYFKAGDVLVEIDRRDYETALSIAESELAAAKSALKLATLVEERKLRLVESNAVSRAEVYEASATREQAEADVELAKTRLAQASLNLQRTRVVAPFDGRVQAKQIGLGQLANPSSPLGEVFAVEFAEVRLPISSEQRQYLELPEFADDPPLRVELRDAINSENDTAWEAEIVRTEGVLDESSRDLFAIARIDDPFGRESGRPAIRIGQPVLASIEGRVLRDVIALPRGAVRELDKVVLVNQSDQTLLPLSVSAIWSDADHVVVASSSLPHNTWIATTPMAFTPKGAKVDIIPDAQSGTAIADAKTEDADSGVAN; encoded by the coding sequence TTGCGCTCTGCGCTTCCGATCGCCATCTTGGCCTTGGGCTGGTACGGGTTTACGACACTTGCAGTCGAGATCGAGCAGAAGCCGGCGCAGGCTCCCGCCGCATTAACGCTCCGGACCAAGGTCGAGAACCTCGTCGTTGAAGATTACCCCGTCATCATAAAGACGAATGCAGTCGTGCAGTCGGTCAATCGGGTGGTGCTTTCGGCTGAGGTAGCGGGAACGATCGTCAAGGTGAGCCCTTCCTTCGAGGTGGGCGCGTACTTCAAGGCTGGTGACGTCTTGGTGGAAATCGACCGCCGGGACTACGAAACGGCCCTCTCGATCGCCGAGTCGGAACTGGCGGCCGCGAAGTCGGCCCTCAAGCTGGCGACCCTCGTCGAAGAGCGGAAGCTCCGGCTGGTCGAGTCCAACGCGGTGTCTCGCGCGGAAGTCTACGAGGCCTCGGCAACGCGTGAGCAAGCCGAGGCGGATGTTGAGCTGGCAAAGACCCGGCTTGCCCAAGCTTCGCTCAACCTCCAACGGACGCGAGTCGTCGCTCCCTTCGACGGTCGGGTTCAAGCGAAGCAGATCGGACTTGGGCAACTTGCCAACCCAAGCTCGCCGCTGGGGGAGGTCTTCGCGGTTGAGTTCGCCGAGGTGCGGCTCCCTATCTCAAGCGAACAGCGGCAGTACCTTGAATTGCCGGAGTTCGCAGACGACCCGCCGCTGAGAGTCGAACTGCGTGACGCCATCAACAGCGAAAACGATACGGCGTGGGAAGCGGAGATTGTGCGGACCGAGGGCGTCCTCGACGAAAGCTCTCGGGACCTCTTCGCCATCGCTCGTATCGATGACCCTTTCGGGCGTGAGTCGGGCCGCCCGGCGATTCGGATCGGGCAGCCCGTGTTGGCGTCGATCGAAGGCCGTGTGTTGCGTGACGTGATCGCTCTTCCACGAGGCGCGGTGCGCGAGTTAGACAAAGTCGTGCTCGTCAACCAATCCGACCAGACGCTGCTACCGCTGAGCGTTAGCGCAATCTGGTCCGACGCCGACCATGTGGTGGTGGCGAGTTCGTCATTGCCGCATAACACGTGGATCGCCACCACACCGATGGCCTTCACTCCCAAAGGGGCCAAGGTCGATATTATTCCTGATGCGCAGTCGGGCACAGCGATTGCCGACGCTAAGACCGAAGACGCCGACTCGGGCGTCGCCAACTGA
- a CDS encoding efflux transporter outer membrane subunit: protein MGPNYCPPTAPVAQDWIDANDRRVLKDPVDHVVWWSSFNDPVLNELVLQAYGQNLTVREAGARIMEARALRAIAVGSFFPQQQDFSASYTHNLSTGSGFDRHFSTWRGSFSLAWEIDFWGRYRRAIEAADADLDASVFDYGDVVVTLVADVAATYIDIRTLQARLELVQQNVLNQQKTYDTIQTRFNGGEASDIDVQQAKSSLAQTKALAPQVESALRQAQNQLCVLLGMPPEDLTTMLGEGEIPAVEPEIALGVPAATLLQRPDVRRAERNLATQSALIGVAEADLYPQITLVGTVGRSANQFADVFRSGAGFGSIGPSLNWNILNYGRIVNGIRVQDARFQQLLANYRQTVLLANLEAENAIVDFLKSQQRFELQLEAAQAAGKTNELINLQLDEGEVDINRVITVQDSKTRQEENAAVAKGQVAQAYIAIYRSLGGGWPSPYLARGLTPPVEAAEAIQAAEEEIAAPPAIEPLPIEEALQLPEEVER from the coding sequence GTGGGTCCCAACTACTGCCCGCCAACGGCGCCGGTCGCCCAGGACTGGATCGACGCCAACGACAGGCGGGTGTTGAAGGACCCCGTCGATCACGTCGTCTGGTGGTCGTCCTTCAACGACCCGGTCCTCAACGAGCTCGTGCTTCAGGCCTACGGCCAGAACCTCACCGTCCGCGAAGCCGGCGCCCGAATCATGGAGGCACGGGCGCTGCGGGCGATCGCCGTGGGGAGTTTCTTCCCTCAGCAGCAAGACTTCTCGGCATCCTACACGCATAACCTCTCAACGGGGTCGGGCTTCGACAGGCACTTCAGCACCTGGCGTGGGTCATTCAGCCTCGCCTGGGAGATTGACTTCTGGGGCCGCTACCGTCGGGCCATTGAGGCGGCCGACGCCGACCTCGACGCCTCGGTCTTCGACTACGGCGACGTCGTTGTCACACTCGTCGCGGACGTGGCGGCGACTTACATCGATATTCGCACGCTACAAGCGCGCCTCGAACTCGTTCAGCAGAACGTTCTCAATCAGCAGAAGACCTACGACACCATCCAGACTCGCTTCAACGGCGGAGAAGCCAGCGACATCGACGTCCAGCAGGCCAAATCCAGCCTGGCGCAAACGAAGGCGCTTGCGCCGCAAGTCGAGAGCGCACTACGGCAAGCACAGAATCAACTCTGCGTCCTTTTGGGCATGCCCCCCGAGGACCTCACGACAATGCTTGGCGAAGGCGAAATCCCGGCGGTCGAACCCGAGATCGCCCTAGGCGTTCCCGCGGCGACGCTGTTGCAACGCCCCGACGTTCGCCGCGCCGAACGCAATCTCGCAACACAAAGCGCGTTGATCGGCGTCGCCGAGGCGGACTTGTACCCTCAGATCACGCTGGTTGGAACCGTCGGCCGCAGCGCGAACCAGTTTGCGGATGTCTTCCGCAGCGGCGCCGGATTCGGTTCGATTGGACCCAGCCTGAATTGGAACATCCTCAACTACGGCCGTATCGTTAACGGTATTCGCGTTCAAGACGCCCGGTTCCAGCAACTCTTGGCCAACTACAGACAGACGGTCTTGCTGGCGAACCTGGAAGCGGAAAATGCGATCGTCGATTTCTTGAAGTCGCAACAGCGCTTCGAGCTTCAACTCGAAGCGGCACAAGCCGCCGGTAAGACCAACGAGCTCATCAACTTGCAGCTCGATGAAGGTGAAGTTGATATCAATCGTGTGATCACTGTCCAGGACTCGAAGACGCGACAAGAGGAGAACGCCGCCGTTGCGAAAGGGCAGGTCGCGCAGGCCTATATCGCGATCTACCGTTCGCTGGGCGGAGGGTGGCCGTCCCCCTATCTCGCACGGGGACTTACCCCTCCGGTCGAAGCTGCTGAGGCAATCCAGGCCGCCGAGGAAGAGATCGCCGCCCCGCCCGCCATCGAGCCGCTGCCGATCGAGGAGGCCCTACAACTGCCGGAAGAAGTAGAGCGCTAG
- a CDS encoding Gfo/Idh/MocA family protein produces the protein MAAKRIGFVDDNLDNFHANTYLSALRGPLVHRGWEIVGATALQAEKGTAWATKNGIPHYDTIADLASAVDAIAILAPSTPETHEALAEQVLPHGKPTFIDKTFAPDLAAAERIFALADSNRVAVQSTSALRTTAIQAQLEKLEGPLVNLGVWAGGASLAEYGVHPVEIVVSCLGPEAERLTVAGAELHPTLVIEYSRGRVATIDFNAAEYAPFVAMLTTDRWSRHVVVDDQRLFVDAAAAILDFFEAGQPLVPRGETLAVMRILEAVKSPAARHGWVTV, from the coding sequence ATGGCCGCTAAGCGCATTGGCTTCGTCGATGACAACCTCGACAACTTCCACGCAAACACCTACCTGTCGGCGCTACGAGGCCCGCTCGTCCACCGCGGTTGGGAGATTGTCGGCGCCACGGCGCTTCAGGCTGAGAAGGGCACAGCCTGGGCTACCAAGAATGGGATCCCTCATTACGACACAATCGCTGACCTGGCGTCAGCCGTTGATGCCATCGCGATCTTGGCGCCTTCGACCCCAGAGACGCACGAGGCGCTGGCAGAACAGGTCTTGCCCCACGGCAAGCCGACTTTCATCGATAAGACTTTCGCGCCCGACCTAGCGGCGGCGGAACGAATTTTTGCACTAGCTGACTCCAATCGCGTCGCGGTTCAATCGACCTCGGCATTGCGAACGACGGCAATTCAAGCGCAGCTTGAGAAGCTCGAAGGTCCGCTGGTGAACCTTGGCGTGTGGGCCGGCGGCGCGTCTCTTGCCGAGTACGGCGTCCATCCGGTCGAGATTGTTGTCAGTTGCCTCGGGCCCGAAGCCGAGCGGCTTACCGTCGCCGGCGCCGAGCTTCACCCCACCCTCGTCATCGAGTACAGCCGTGGCCGCGTGGCGACGATCGACTTCAATGCCGCCGAGTACGCGCCGTTTGTCGCGATGCTTACGACCGATCGTTGGTCGCGGCATGTGGTAGTGGATGACCAACGACTCTTTGTCGATGCGGCGGCGGCGATCCTCGACTTCTTCGAGGCCGGTCAACCGCTCGTTCCGCGTGGCGAGACCCTCGCTGTCATGCGAATTCTGGAGGCAGTGAAAAGCCCCGCGGCTCGCCATGGATGGGTTACCGTCTGA
- a CDS encoding Gfo/Idh/MocA family protein, which yields MRLGILGAGAVGAKHAAAAAIAGVELGRVVDRNVDRAAVIAGEFGATASDDPRTLWDDASIDAVVIGVPNCFHRPLALEAMRAGKDVLLEKPMALTATECDDLCEAAEGLGRVLQVGYAHRFTAVGAGAKGLVETGVLGEVYHAKAHLHLRRGVPGLGGWFTTKAMSGGGALLDLGVHLVDLGLHLLGQPTAVAVSGKAYAKFGVKMRDYIYESMWAGPPNYEGVCDVDDHATALVTFDSGATLDLQIAWACNLPAGTTPDSLVALLGDRGGLTFELFGDHLVLRTEVAGRNADAKIPLPLADQMALQMADFVEAVSSRTHGVGATPAEGRKVQAIIDGIYKSSDANAPVTL from the coding sequence ATGCGATTAGGAATACTTGGGGCAGGAGCCGTCGGCGCAAAGCATGCCGCCGCTGCGGCCATCGCAGGGGTTGAGCTGGGTCGCGTCGTTGATCGCAATGTCGATCGCGCCGCGGTAATCGCCGGCGAATTTGGCGCCACAGCGAGCGACGATCCACGCACTTTGTGGGACGACGCATCGATCGACGCGGTTGTCATCGGCGTACCGAATTGCTTCCACCGTCCATTGGCGCTCGAAGCGATGCGAGCGGGCAAGGACGTGTTACTCGAAAAGCCGATGGCTCTCACCGCCACCGAATGCGACGATCTCTGTGAAGCCGCCGAAGGGTTGGGACGAGTCCTGCAGGTCGGTTACGCCCACCGTTTCACAGCCGTCGGCGCCGGCGCCAAGGGGCTCGTCGAGACAGGCGTGCTAGGCGAGGTCTATCACGCCAAGGCTCACCTCCATCTCCGACGCGGCGTTCCCGGCCTCGGTGGTTGGTTCACGACCAAAGCGATGTCCGGCGGCGGCGCTCTGCTTGATTTGGGGGTTCACCTTGTTGACCTCGGGCTCCACCTCCTTGGGCAACCAACCGCCGTCGCCGTCAGCGGCAAGGCGTACGCCAAGTTCGGCGTGAAAATGCGCGATTACATCTACGAATCGATGTGGGCAGGCCCCCCAAACTACGAGGGCGTTTGCGACGTGGATGATCACGCCACCGCCTTAGTAACCTTTGATTCCGGCGCGACCCTCGATCTGCAAATTGCTTGGGCATGTAACCTACCGGCAGGAACGACGCCCGACTCACTAGTTGCACTTCTCGGTGACCGCGGCGGGCTGACTTTCGAGCTCTTCGGCGACCACCTCGTCCTCCGAACAGAGGTCGCGGGCCGCAACGCCGACGCAAAAATCCCCCTCCCTCTAGCCGACCAGATGGCGCTCCAGATGGCCGACTTTGTCGAAGCAGTGAGTTCTCGCACCCATGGCGTGGGCGCGACCCCCGCCGAAGGACGCAAGGTTCAAGCAATTATTGATGGGATCTACAAGTCGAGCGACGCCAATGCTCCCGTGACGCTCTAG
- a CDS encoding sodium:solute symporter family transporter encodes MAVYLLASLALGIASSGWLRRKSSTNLGQPQTDRDSEEDYFLAGRRMPGWANGISYAATALNADVGPTYCGFAVVVGLPIAFFYLPRFALAWMIAAMLFAARWRQLGVRTGPEFYALRFGGARTRFVRVYSSLFAVLVNMAPWIGAGLLGVHKIFGPAFGVEDKAVTLSIVLPVLLVYVWIGGFAGVVVTDVMQTLVIIGSSLMLAAAVLWEHGGPGGLAEAITTSMPEQSAEVLSTWPVWGHRVLGPLVVMAWLVVPTVGRGGSVDLEGQRLFSCRSDRDAALMNVWAMIGLFVMLLLLTLPALGLLVNHPELYQAEPSEREKAYAMLLDEYLPAGLFGVALAALLASVMSTISSHLSYGSQTLVNDVARQVIPTASWLAPGSAGAVWTGRLLMLVILGVGVAVTYNAESLIGIAIVLAGMYGATATVYWGQWWWWRVNFWSWLTAMVGGPLVYVALGGLTIGPIEFIGILGALPAWAAARGGSESAAQGMDMLQAALGMAVTLVAWVVVTLVTRPEPIEVLKAFYRRAQPMGAWGPVRQACLNDDPAWQAPRGGLLVQGFATAAFGAISASSGVLAASVAFVGRWSEAAIYAAISVAFGVIFTRLFNRMMNRLDADA; translated from the coding sequence GTGGCAGTCTACTTACTAGCGAGCCTCGCTCTAGGAATCGCCTCGAGCGGCTGGTTGCGTAGAAAATCGTCCACCAACCTCGGTCAGCCCCAGACCGATAGGGACTCCGAGGAGGACTACTTCCTAGCAGGGCGGCGAATGCCCGGCTGGGCCAATGGCATTTCTTACGCCGCGACCGCCCTCAACGCCGACGTCGGCCCGACCTACTGCGGATTCGCGGTTGTGGTAGGGCTACCGATCGCCTTCTTCTACCTTCCCCGCTTCGCGCTGGCGTGGATGATCGCTGCGATGCTTTTCGCCGCCCGCTGGCGGCAGCTGGGCGTCCGCACGGGTCCCGAGTTCTACGCTCTTCGCTTCGGCGGCGCACGGACACGCTTTGTTCGGGTCTACTCGTCGCTCTTCGCGGTGCTCGTGAACATGGCCCCATGGATCGGAGCCGGCCTTCTAGGGGTCCACAAGATCTTCGGCCCCGCTTTTGGCGTTGAGGACAAAGCCGTCACGCTATCGATCGTGCTGCCGGTGCTGTTGGTCTATGTCTGGATCGGCGGATTCGCCGGGGTTGTCGTGACCGACGTGATGCAGACTCTCGTTATCATTGGCTCGAGTCTTATGCTCGCTGCCGCGGTGCTCTGGGAGCACGGGGGACCCGGTGGCCTCGCCGAGGCGATCACAACGTCGATGCCAGAACAGTCGGCCGAGGTGCTCTCAACTTGGCCCGTATGGGGGCACCGAGTATTGGGGCCTTTGGTGGTCATGGCGTGGCTCGTTGTGCCAACCGTCGGCCGTGGCGGGTCCGTCGATCTCGAAGGACAGCGGCTCTTTTCGTGCCGCAGTGACCGCGATGCAGCATTGATGAACGTTTGGGCGATGATCGGCCTCTTCGTGATGCTACTGCTGCTGACGTTGCCGGCGCTGGGCTTACTCGTCAATCACCCCGAGCTCTACCAGGCCGAGCCTTCTGAACGAGAGAAGGCCTACGCAATGCTCCTGGACGAGTATCTCCCAGCCGGGCTCTTCGGCGTTGCGCTAGCAGCGCTACTCGCCAGCGTGATGTCGACAATCTCCAGTCACCTCAGCTACGGCTCGCAGACGTTGGTAAACGATGTGGCGAGGCAAGTCATACCCACAGCTTCCTGGTTGGCCCCGGGCTCGGCGGGGGCAGTGTGGACCGGACGGCTGCTGATGCTTGTCATCCTCGGCGTTGGTGTTGCAGTCACCTACAACGCCGAATCCCTTATTGGCATCGCAATCGTGTTGGCCGGCATGTACGGCGCTACGGCCACGGTCTACTGGGGGCAGTGGTGGTGGTGGCGTGTTAACTTCTGGAGTTGGCTCACCGCTATGGTCGGTGGCCCCTTGGTCTATGTCGCCTTAGGTGGGCTCACGATCGGTCCGATTGAGTTCATTGGGATCCTCGGCGCCTTACCCGCCTGGGCTGCTGCGCGTGGCGGCAGCGAGTCGGCCGCCCAAGGGATGGACATGCTCCAGGCCGCCCTAGGCATGGCCGTCACGCTCGTCGCTTGGGTCGTCGTCACGCTCGTCACGCGTCCCGAACCGATCGAAGTACTCAAGGCGTTCTACCGCCGTGCGCAGCCGATGGGCGCCTGGGGCCCTGTGCGGCAGGCGTGCCTCAATGACGATCCCGCGTGGCAAGCCCCGCGCGGAGGATTGCTTGTGCAGGGCTTCGCCACGGCTGCCTTCGGGGCAATTTCCGCCTCCAGCGGAGTACTGGCGGCGTCGGTCGCGTTTGTCGGCCGTTGGAGCGAGGCGGCAATCTACGCTGCTATCTCGGTGGCGTTTGGGGTTATCTTTACCCGGTTGTTCAACCGCATGATGAACCGCTTGGACGCCGACGCTTGA
- a CDS encoding glycoside hydrolase family 10 protein — MIHIAPYLACLIGGVLATTTGATSPVRGVWLTNVGSDAMMTRAGLEQVIARCKAVGINTIYPVVWNRGYTLYHSALMEREFGVAMDPQLRGFDPLKELVELAHAEEIRVVAWFEFGFAASYQEPDGGRVLRDRPEWRALDREGDLVSRNGFQWMNAFDPDVQDFLLEMLKEVVSNYAVDGVQGDDRLPACPNTAGYDPKTVAIYRHEHSGAAPPDDFADPVWTQWRADKLSEFVKQTYLELKTLEPDVCVSWAPSVWPWSRNQYLQDWPRWAREGWGDEFCPQVYRRQLDDYRATLGSVKAQVPAEVLPKVYPGVLISLAAGYDLPSPHLRAMIETNRELGFGGEVFFYYEGLRQHAEVFDTIYVD, encoded by the coding sequence TTGATCCACATCGCGCCGTATCTTGCTTGCCTTATTGGTGGCGTCTTAGCTACAACGACGGGCGCCACGTCGCCAGTGCGAGGCGTGTGGCTGACGAATGTGGGCAGCGATGCGATGATGACTCGCGCGGGGCTTGAGCAGGTTATTGCCCGTTGTAAAGCGGTGGGCATAAACACGATCTACCCTGTCGTATGGAATCGTGGTTACACGCTTTACCACAGCGCACTGATGGAGCGGGAGTTCGGGGTAGCTATGGACCCTCAGCTGCGAGGGTTCGACCCGCTGAAGGAACTGGTTGAGTTAGCCCATGCCGAGGAGATCCGCGTCGTGGCTTGGTTTGAGTTTGGCTTCGCCGCCAGCTACCAAGAGCCCGACGGGGGTCGAGTGCTGCGTGATCGGCCTGAGTGGCGGGCTCTCGACCGCGAGGGAGACCTTGTCAGCCGCAATGGCTTCCAGTGGATGAACGCCTTCGACCCAGATGTGCAGGACTTCCTGCTCGAGATGCTCAAGGAGGTCGTAAGCAACTACGCCGTCGATGGCGTGCAAGGAGATGATCGCCTGCCGGCGTGCCCAAATACGGCGGGCTACGACCCGAAGACGGTTGCGATCTACCGGCATGAGCACAGTGGCGCTGCTCCGCCGGATGACTTTGCCGACCCCGTATGGACGCAATGGCGAGCGGACAAGCTCAGCGAATTCGTTAAGCAAACTTACCTAGAGCTTAAGACGCTGGAGCCCGACGTTTGCGTATCATGGGCGCCAAGTGTCTGGCCGTGGAGTCGAAATCAGTACCTCCAGGACTGGCCGCGGTGGGCGCGTGAGGGTTGGGGCGATGAGTTCTGTCCCCAGGTCTACCGTCGCCAGCTCGACGATTACCGTGCGACGCTCGGTTCGGTTAAGGCACAAGTCCCCGCAGAAGTCTTGCCAAAGGTCTACCCCGGAGTGCTCATATCACTCGCCGCCGGTTACGACCTGCCGAGCCCGCATTTACGCGCAATGATCGAAACGAATCGTGAGCTGGGATTTGGTGGCGAGGTCTTTTTCTATTACGAGGGTCTGCGTCAGCACGCCGAGGTGTTCGACACGATCTACGTCGATTGA